One Benincasa hispida cultivar B227 chromosome 5, ASM972705v1, whole genome shotgun sequence genomic window carries:
- the LOC120078816 gene encoding thaumatin-like protein 1b produces MALIQATLFTFALLLSSSYAATIVIKNNCRHTIWPATLTSGSGQSQLSATGFGLASGENEIINVPTPWTGRIWARRGCTIDDSSRFSCETGDCATGSVFCNGSGGIPPATLAEFTLAQNGGTDFYDISLVDGFNLPASITPNGGTGQCVSPKCSSDVNMVCPSDLIVQGKNGVIGCKSSCLAYNRPEDCCTAEFNDPKICQPGISAKIFEEECPQAYSYAYDDENSTFTCSSTTSYDVTFCP; encoded by the exons ATGGCACTCATCCAAGCAACCCTCTTCACATTTGCTTTGCTATTGTCCTCGA GTTATGCCGCTACAATTGTGATTAAAAATAATTGTAGACATACGATATGGCCCGCAACATTAACTAGTGGTAGCGGACAAAGCCAATTATCTGCCACTGGATTTGGATTAGCTTCTGGAGAGAATGAGATTATAAATGTTCCTACACCATGGACTGGTAGAATTTGGGCTCGAAGAGGTTGCACCATAGATGACTCTTCGAGGTTTTCTTGTGAAACTGGAGATTGTGCCACTGGCTCTGTATTTTGCAATGGCTCTGGAGGAATTCCACCAGCTACGTTAGCTGAATTCACATTAGCTCAAAATGGAGGCACAGATTTCTACGATATCAGCCTCGTTGACGGCTTCAACTTACCTGCTTCCATAACTCCAAATGGTGGAACAGGGCAATGTGTATCACCCAAATGTTCTTCAGATGTGAATATGGTGTGTCCATCGGATTTGATTGTCCAGGGGAAAAATGGAGTTATTGGCTGTAAGAGTTCGTGTCTCGCATATAACCGACCAGAGGATTGTTGCACAGCTGAATTTAATGACCCAAAAATATGTCAACCTGGCATCTCTGCTAAGATCTTCGAGGAAGAATGCCCCCAAGCTTACAGCTATGCTTATGACGACGAAAATAGCACTTTTACATGCAGTAGTACAACCAGCTATGATGTTACCTTTTGTCCATGA